In Mobula hypostoma chromosome 24, sMobHyp1.1, whole genome shotgun sequence, a genomic segment contains:
- the LOC134337357 gene encoding cortexin-1-like, translated as MNNAATMNDMSTVDDELLASTSMYLSGDSTYSVPMGAEQKTVFAFVIFLLVFLIILVVRCFRILLDPYSRMPASSWSDGKDGLERGQFDYALV; from the coding sequence ATGAATAATGCTGCCACAATGAATGACATGTCTACAGTAGATGATGAGCTGCTGGCTTCAACGTCCATGTATCTCAGTGGGGACTCCACTTACTCAGTTCCAATGGGGGCTGAACAAAAAACCGTGTTTGCATTTGTAATTTTCTTATTGGTTTTCCTGATAATCCTGGTGGTCCGATGTTTTCGGATATTATTGGACCCCTATAGCAGGATGCCTGCTTCGTCGTGGTCTGATGGTAAAGATGGGCTGGAGAGGGGACAGTTTGACTATGCCTTGGTGTGA